The Antechinus flavipes isolate AdamAnt ecotype Samford, QLD, Australia chromosome 4, AdamAnt_v2, whole genome shotgun sequence genomic interval TAACCCCGACCTCTCCCAATTCTTGAAAGTTCTGTCCACACCGTCCCCACAACCCAAGACAAGTAGCCTTAGCTGCACACAACTCCAACCCAAGGTTTCACAGGGCCTTCCTTTCATCCCAAGCCCCTCGGAAACGTCCCCTTGAGGAAAACTGCCACCAGCCGCGTTGCGTTTAACAGCTTTTTTCGCTTGAAATAATTGGGTGGCTCTGAAAAGAGCCTTTGCTTGGGGTGGCCGCTCAGGTGATCCCTTTCACTTGCCCTTGGCCTTGTGGTGACTCTCGGTCTTCTTGGGCAACAGCACCGCCTGAATGTTGGGCAGTACGCCGCCCTGAGCGATGGTCACTTTGCCCAGCAATTTGTTAAGCTCTTCGTCGTTGCGGATGGCCAGCTGAAGATGCCGCGGAATGATACGCGTCTTCTTGTTGTCACGGGCCGCGTTACCAGCCAGCTCCAGGATCTCAGCTGTCAGGTATTCCAGGACGGCAGCCAAGTAAACCGGAGCCCCCGCACCCACTCGCTCCGAGTAGTTGCCCTTGCGGAGCAAACGGTGCACCCGACCCACGGGAAACTGCAGACCTGCCCGAGACGAACGAGACTTTGCCTTAGCGCGGGCTTTGCCTCCCTGCTTTCCGCGTCCAGACATGACCAAAAGATAAGTTACTTCTATCAGGAGAAAAAAGGAACCACGTTCTGCCCTCTTTCGAAGAATGCAAGACCTAATATACTACCAAGCAGTAGGCTAAATGACGCTGTCCGGTTGGCTCAAAAGCTTTCAAAAGCCAGCCAATGGGAAAGAACAACCAGGCATCTCGTCGTTTGCAT includes:
- the LOC127560812 gene encoding histone H2A type 1-like, whose protein sequence is MSGRGKQGGKARAKAKSRSSRAGLQFPVGRVHRLLRKGNYSERVGAGAPVYLAAVLEYLTAEILELAGNAARDNKKTRIIPRHLQLAIRNDEELNKLLGKVTIAQGGVLPNIQAVLLPKKTESHHKAKGK